In a single window of the Gossypium hirsutum isolate 1008001.06 chromosome D02, Gossypium_hirsutum_v2.1, whole genome shotgun sequence genome:
- the LOC107943978 gene encoding F-box/LRR-repeat protein At4g14103, which produces MAMCVEDRISSFPDPILCHILSFLPIKEAVRTSIISTKWRYLFASISTIKFDGYSMSGLTDRNIDNFKNFVDRLLKSPDQVRLDCFRLSHEICSWNDGDHDFDISGWICAALCRGVKEIDLQLSYLEDILPAVLFTCGSLVTLKLDAVGHKFKFPSDVCLGNLKTLHFRDSFFGDYSILRLISNCHVLEDLAFIECDFYNTSVLNIQTPSLKRFILDFDLGEFGDLKYVVVINAPNLIYFQCTDAVAQGYTLSTMKSLEKAHISICNCDTIDSQTIATHLIQVCNVRSLRLTINEIFRTSKLPIFHNLIEFEFLGRGFNGREIWLVEFLHRMPNLKTLTLNFPVVAGTQWKALEVPSCLSFHLKEIEISRFNTHMIDMEVSISNL; this is translated from the exons ATGGCGATGTGTGTCGAAGACAGGATCAGTAGTTTTCCGGATCCTATTCTTTGTCATATTTTGTCATTCCTTCCCATTAAAGAAGCAGTTCGAACCTCTATTATTTCAACCAAGTGGAGATACCTCTTTGCttcaatttctaccattaaaTTTGATGGTTATTCAATGAGTGGTTTGACTGACAGAAATATTGACAACTTCAAGAACTTTGTTGATAGGTTATTGAAATCCCCCGATCAGGTAAGATTAGATTGCTTTAGGCTAAGTCATGAGATTTGTTCATGGAATGATGGAGATCATGATTTTGATATCTCTGGTTGGATATGTGCTGCATTGTGCCGTGGTGTTAAGGAAATTGATTTGCAGTTAAGTTATCTTGAGGATATTTTACCAGCTGTTTTATTCACTTGCGGCTCACTGGTGACACTGAAATTGGATGCAGTAGGTCATAAGTTTAAGTTCCCATCTGACGTTTGTTTAGGGAATCTGAAGACTTTGCACTTTAGAGACTCATTTTTCGGTGATTATTCCATTCTTAGGTTAATTTCCAATTGCCATGTCTTAGAAGATTTGGCTTTTATTGAATGTGATTTTTATAATACAAGTGTGCTCAATATCCAAACTCCTTCGCTTAAGagatttattttagattttgatctCGGAGAATTTGGAGATTTAAAGTATGTGGTAGTGATTAATGCTCCAAATCTTATTTATTTTCAATGTACTGACGCTGTAGCTCAAGGTTATACTTTGAGTACCATGAAGTCTCTAGAAAAAGCCCATATTAGCATCTGCAACTGTGATACCATTGATTCTCAAACAATTGCAACTCATCTTATTCAAGTTTGCAATGTACGGTCTCTACGTTTAACCATTAATGAG ATTTTCCGAACAAGTAAACTTCCTATATTTCACAACCTTATTGAATTCGAATTTCTTGGTCGTGGTTTTAATGGGAGAGAAATTTGGCTCGTGGAGTTTCTACATCGTATGCCTAATCTAAAGACACTTACCCTCAATTTTCCG GTTGTTGCGGGAACACAATGGAAGGCTTTAGAAGTTCCTTCTTGTTTGTCATTTCACCTTAAGGAGATTGAAATTTCACGCTTCAACACACACATGATTGACATG GAAGTATCTATTTCAAATCTTTAA